In Scyliorhinus torazame isolate Kashiwa2021f chromosome 18, sScyTor2.1, whole genome shotgun sequence, the following are encoded in one genomic region:
- the tmem100a gene encoding transmembrane protein 100, which produces MLEERVKEVPALPVLPIVPEKGSDCPAPPSAQPLSSQGQLTAATGGAELSCSRCTVPFGLVILIAGTVVTAVAYSFNSHGSIISVFGLVLLTSGLLLVISSAVCWKVKQCRKRRKRRESQTALMANRGLVV; this is translated from the coding sequence ATGTTAGAGGAACGGGTGAAGGAGGTCCCAGCACTCCCAGTTCTTCCCATTGTCCCAGAGAAGGGCTCGGACTGCCCAGCGCCACCATCTGCTCAGCCCCTGAGCAGCCAGGGCCAGCTGACGGCAGCTACAGGTGGAGCTGAGCTCTCTTGCTCGCGTTGTACTGTGCCCTTTGGCCTGGTCATCCTGATTGCTGGCACGGTGGTCACTGCTGTGGCCTACAGCTTCAACTCGCACGGCTCAATTATCTCGGTCTTTGGGCTGGTTCTGCTGACTTCGGGGCTTCTCCTGGTAATCTCCAGCGCCGTGTGTTGGAAAGTGAAACAGTGTCGAAAGCGACGCAAGCGGAGAGAGAGCCAGACTGCACTGATGGCTAACAGAGGGCTGGTGGTGTAA